From a single Bacillus pumilus genomic region:
- a CDS encoding MFS transporter: MRLQKESLIIYSLLLGAILVPINSTMIAVALSSISTYYNQSISNITWVVTIYLIVMAVTQPIAGKLGDIYGHRRMYLTGVTLFLVGSIGCAFAPNLAFLITFRSIQAAGGAILTPNSIALIRATVSPEKLSKTMGYFGFGAGIGAALGPFIGSILIQSFDWHSIFLVNIPFLFLTLVTGVLLIPQIKHTRLQAKVDIIGSLYLTIGISTIILCTKSQLLNEYLIYGSITLIVIPLFFKHVRKVKNPIIDLSLFKNSSFTNANLSIMLSNFVMYAILLIMPLFMEQQLALSHTQSGVILSVFSLCMSVSGLLGARLHPKKGAKKMIRFSFLCLTLSGIMLITLSQYPTLPLLIITLVAGGISSGIGMTSMQMASLTSVDQSLSGSASGIFSTFRYFGSIISSTLIGIVSGFQSLFIVLMGAGILGFFLSQRVKTKSTASSSGHSA; the protein is encoded by the coding sequence TTGAGGTTACAAAAAGAGAGCTTGATTATTTATTCTTTGTTACTTGGAGCTATACTAGTTCCTATCAACTCAACGATGATCGCAGTCGCTCTATCTTCCATATCAACTTATTATAATCAATCCATTTCAAACATTACTTGGGTTGTCACGATTTACCTGATTGTCATGGCGGTCACTCAGCCTATCGCTGGTAAGTTAGGAGATATATACGGGCACCGCCGCATGTATTTAACCGGAGTGACACTCTTTTTAGTAGGCTCGATTGGATGTGCTTTCGCGCCTAATCTAGCTTTTCTCATCACCTTTCGATCCATTCAAGCAGCTGGCGGGGCTATTTTAACACCGAATAGCATTGCATTGATTCGTGCAACAGTATCACCAGAAAAACTGTCTAAAACAATGGGGTACTTTGGATTTGGTGCTGGCATTGGGGCCGCACTTGGGCCTTTTATTGGATCGATTCTTATTCAGAGCTTTGATTGGCATTCCATATTCTTAGTGAATATCCCATTTTTGTTCCTTACACTTGTCACCGGTGTTTTACTCATTCCACAAATAAAGCATACACGCTTACAAGCAAAGGTAGATATCATCGGTTCATTGTATTTAACCATCGGAATTTCCACAATCATTCTATGCACAAAAAGCCAGCTATTAAATGAATATTTAATTTATGGAAGTATAACTTTAATTGTGATTCCTTTATTCTTTAAACATGTACGGAAAGTAAAGAATCCAATCATCGATTTGTCCCTATTTAAAAACAGTTCATTTACAAATGCGAACCTGTCTATCATGCTAAGTAATTTTGTCATGTACGCCATCCTTCTCATTATGCCGCTGTTTATGGAACAACAACTTGCTCTTTCACATACTCAGAGCGGTGTGATTCTATCGGTATTTTCGCTTTGTATGTCTGTGAGCGGTTTGCTAGGGGCAAGACTTCATCCGAAAAAAGGCGCGAAAAAAATGATTCGCTTTTCTTTTCTCTGCCTCACTTTATCAGGTATCATGCTCATCACACTGAGTCAGTATCCAACACTACCACTGCTGATCATTACACTAGTTGCAGGAGGAATCTCATCAGGAATTGGTATGACAAGTATGCAGATGGCCTCTTTAACATCTGTTGATCAAAGCTTATCTGGTTCAGCATCGGGTATTTTCTCTACCTTTCGATATTTTGGCAGTATCATTTCATCAACATTGATTGGGATCGTGAGTGGTTTTCAATCTTTATTTATTGTATTAATGGGCGCAGGAATCCTTGGTTTCTTCTTATCTCAACGTGTCAAAACAAAATCCACAGCTTCATCATCTGGGCACTCCGCCTAA
- a CDS encoding TetR/AcrR family transcriptional regulator: MLKSTNQRIIRATMDLLTEKGYQKTTTKEIATKANVSEATIFRNFKNKRGVIAAIMKMKSTPTKTLEAEFKGDLYTDLKFLGSYFLEDLTSKKEFIYISMREPAMYKDLTSHEKIYPQELREMLIQYFKKMGSQYRVLKEKEDIYADIFLSTYFGFFIQQLEQDFQLVLTQKEDFIETCTHIFMRGISPA; encoded by the coding sequence TTGTTAAAATCTACAAATCAACGAATCATTCGCGCAACAATGGATTTATTAACTGAAAAGGGCTATCAAAAAACCACAACAAAAGAGATAGCAACAAAAGCGAATGTAAGCGAAGCGACGATTTTCCGCAACTTTAAAAACAAACGCGGCGTCATTGCTGCCATTATGAAAATGAAATCAACACCGACAAAAACCCTAGAAGCAGAATTTAAAGGCGATTTATACACCGATTTAAAGTTTCTCGGTTCCTATTTCCTTGAAGATTTAACTTCAAAAAAGGAATTTATTTATATCAGCATGCGAGAACCAGCTATGTACAAGGATTTGACCAGTCACGAAAAAATTTATCCTCAAGAGCTAAGGGAAATGCTGATACAATATTTCAAAAAGATGGGATCCCAGTATCGAGTATTAAAAGAAAAAGAAGACATTTATGCAGACATTTTCCTTAGTACGTATTTCGGTTTTTTTATTCAACAGCTAGAGCAAGACTTCCAACTCGTTTTAACTCAAAAAGAAGATTTTATTGAAACATGCACACACATTTTCATGAGAGGAATTTCTCCCGCTTAA
- a CDS encoding PEP/pyruvate-binding domain-containing protein: MYSVLFHAAEESASLAGAKGVNLIKLNNHGLPVPEGFIIKTNSFGSFLSYHHLHPAEQNLAQKIKEASFPSQMETELLSSFQSLRKTYPSVAVRSSSVAEDLEGASFAGQYETYLNIKTNEEFLQAVKECWSSYFAARVTEYKEEMDENEEEMPLMAVVVQGLIHSDVAGVIFSENPVSGKTNEMMLTASYGLGEAIVSGLVTPDTFTVDKETFSIEKSLGTKELKIVPYQEGVIEQAVTEEMAGQFCLNDEQLVEITQITKQVEALYGHGVDIEFGIANGTFYLLQARPITTALPKEAEETAGASFQMQPEELQDFWISMDDHMPGPTSPLFSSLIIPALKSGMKKNGEKYQVPDLNVKDIKLYRGHLYSAPSLPEASAETAPVFDESIFELFPHLSERMYEILEKNFFPFYDKLDRQMKEPMTIEEAIIGFEELKNFYIQAYDDHFDIVIPQVILSAIIEDMLVTYTGDQTQVILFHEMMIGVMNKSLETDKMLSDIAKSILQNPELHQAFMNHEKNRELLYALNQSEKGRDFISTLEEFLQVYGWRSVKSHDLTEETWVENPEFILDIIRNNILYQCDFDEEFAQAVIKRQESYELFMSQVKDEAFKTKFETLYQFALKAAHIRDDHHFYIDAMLDAKARIYLLKMGDLLVQKGAIPHQEDLWYLYDEEVHKALTTSATFDTVIAQRKIDMKENEAIQPPAYMGTPTEAELQQVEKMLGSLRENENNTNDVIHGIGASSGIVSGRVKVITCAEEFSQFQKDDILVCKTTTPLWTSLFRDAKAVITDAGGILSHSAIIAREYMMPAVLGTRIATETLQSGDLVTVDGSNGRVHILKQHSRV; the protein is encoded by the coding sequence ATGTATTCAGTATTATTTCATGCGGCTGAAGAATCCGCATCACTCGCTGGGGCAAAAGGTGTGAATTTAATCAAATTAAACAACCACGGCCTGCCAGTCCCAGAGGGATTTATTATCAAAACCAACAGCTTTGGAAGCTTTCTTTCATATCATCATCTGCATCCAGCAGAACAAAACCTTGCACAAAAAATCAAAGAAGCATCGTTTCCTTCTCAAATGGAAACAGAACTTCTTTCGTCCTTTCAATCATTACGGAAGACTTATCCTTCAGTTGCAGTTCGATCGTCTTCTGTTGCCGAAGATCTCGAAGGTGCCTCATTTGCCGGACAATACGAAACCTATTTAAATATCAAAACAAATGAAGAATTTTTACAAGCTGTCAAAGAATGCTGGTCTTCTTATTTTGCAGCGAGAGTAACTGAATATAAGGAAGAGATGGATGAAAACGAAGAAGAAATGCCGCTCATGGCTGTTGTCGTTCAAGGCTTGATTCACTCTGATGTCGCCGGTGTCATTTTCAGTGAGAATCCAGTATCGGGAAAAACAAATGAAATGATGCTGACAGCAAGCTACGGACTAGGAGAGGCCATCGTTTCCGGGCTGGTGACACCAGACACATTTACTGTAGACAAAGAGACATTTTCTATTGAAAAATCACTTGGAACGAAAGAGCTGAAAATTGTTCCCTATCAAGAGGGTGTTATCGAACAAGCAGTAACAGAGGAAATGGCTGGGCAGTTTTGCCTGAATGATGAACAGTTAGTAGAAATCACGCAAATCACCAAACAAGTAGAAGCACTTTATGGACATGGAGTCGATATTGAATTTGGAATAGCAAATGGCACATTTTATTTACTTCAAGCAAGACCAATTACCACAGCCCTCCCAAAAGAAGCAGAAGAAACAGCGGGTGCTTCTTTTCAAATGCAGCCAGAAGAGCTGCAGGATTTCTGGATTTCAATGGACGATCATATGCCTGGCCCAACGAGCCCTCTCTTCTCAAGCCTGATCATCCCAGCATTAAAAAGTGGTATGAAGAAAAATGGCGAAAAATATCAAGTACCTGATCTGAATGTAAAAGATATTAAACTTTATAGAGGCCATCTATACTCAGCACCGTCGCTGCCGGAAGCGAGCGCAGAAACTGCACCAGTTTTTGATGAGAGCATATTTGAGCTATTTCCGCATTTAAGTGAACGTATGTATGAAATTTTAGAGAAAAATTTCTTTCCTTTCTACGATAAACTCGATCGCCAAATGAAGGAACCTATGACGATTGAAGAAGCCATCATCGGCTTTGAAGAATTAAAGAATTTTTATATACAAGCATACGATGATCATTTTGATATTGTCATACCTCAAGTCATTCTATCGGCTATAATCGAAGACATGCTTGTCACGTATACTGGTGATCAAACACAAGTGATTCTGTTTCATGAGATGATGATAGGCGTGATGAACAAATCTCTTGAAACAGACAAGATGCTATCTGATATTGCAAAGAGTATCCTTCAAAATCCAGAACTTCATCAAGCATTTATGAACCATGAAAAAAACCGAGAGCTGCTTTATGCACTTAATCAATCGGAAAAAGGCAGAGACTTCATTTCGACATTAGAGGAATTTCTCCAAGTCTATGGCTGGCGATCTGTTAAAAGTCATGACCTAACAGAAGAAACATGGGTGGAAAACCCTGAGTTTATTTTAGATATCATCAGAAACAATATTCTGTACCAATGTGATTTTGATGAAGAATTTGCCCAAGCCGTTATCAAAAGACAAGAATCATATGAGCTTTTTATGAGTCAAGTAAAGGATGAAGCATTTAAAACAAAGTTTGAAACACTTTATCAATTTGCCCTAAAGGCCGCTCATATCCGAGATGATCATCACTTCTACATCGATGCCATGTTAGATGCAAAAGCTAGAATATACCTTTTGAAAATGGGTGATCTTCTTGTCCAAAAAGGAGCGATTCCCCATCAAGAAGATCTATGGTACCTCTACGATGAGGAGGTACACAAAGCACTCACAACGTCTGCCACATTCGATACAGTCATCGCACAACGAAAAATTGACATGAAAGAAAATGAAGCCATTCAACCACCAGCTTATATGGGCACCCCAACTGAAGCTGAATTGCAACAAGTAGAAAAAATGCTTGGTTCATTAAGAGAAAATGAAAACAACACAAACGATGTGATCCATGGAATTGGTGCCTCTAGCGGTATTGTTTCTGGAAGAGTAAAAGTGATTACCTGCGCTGAGGAATTCTCACAATTTCAAAAGGATGATATTTTAGTTTGCAAAACGACCACACCTTTATGGACGAGCTTATTTAGAGATGCAAAAGCAGTCATTACTGATGCTGGCGGCATTTTGTCTCATTCAGCTATTATTGCCAGAGAGTATATGATGCCAGCCGTCCTAGGTACCCGAATAGCGACTGAAACACTTCAATCCGGTGACCTTGTGACAGTAGATGGAAGCAATGGACGCGTTCACATATTAAAACAGCATTCACGTGTCTAG